One segment of Triticum aestivum cultivar Chinese Spring chromosome 2A, IWGSC CS RefSeq v2.1, whole genome shotgun sequence DNA contains the following:
- the LOC123184679 gene encoding beta-glucosidase 2: protein MGATAFLYILLSLWVQDAAAILGFTRSDFPQDFVFGSGTSAYQYEGAVAEDGRRPSFWDTFTHAGKMPDQSTGDVTADGYHKYKVWGLPTIALMILTGSIT, encoded by the exons ATGGGTGCCACTGCTTTCTTGTACATCTTGCTGTCCCTCTGGGTTCAGGATGCAGCTGCCATTCTTGGCTTCACAAGAAGTGATTTTCCGCAGGACTTCGTATTTGGATCTGGAACCTCAGCATATCAA TATGAGGGTGCTGTTGCTGAGGATGGTAGGAGGCCAAGCTTTTGGGACACTTTCACTCATGCAG GTAAAATGCCAGACCAAAGCACAGGAGATGTTACTGCAGATGGGTACCATAAATACAAG GTGTGGGGTCTGCCAACGATAGCCTTGATGATACTTACAGGGTCGATTACCTGA